Within the Planctomycetota bacterium genome, the region CGATGGCGGACCACGCCGGCCGCCAACTGCGTGGCGAGGGCGCGGTCGCGCGGCTCCAGATCGGTTTTCTCGAAGACGGCATGGAGGGCGTCGCGGAGGAAGATTGTGCCGCCGGCGGCGCGCCCCAGCGCTTCAAGCGCCGCTTCGCGCGCCGAGGGCGACGGAGGGATCACCGCAGGAGCCACTGGACCGCCTCTTCGACGTCGCGGAACTCGATGGTCGTGTCCTTGCACGGTCCGCACGGCCACTCGATCGAGCGGGCAAGGACGGCCTTGGGCAAGGAGGCGAAGATGCCCGCGCGCAGTTCCTTGCCGCAGGCCACCGCGACGATGGCTTTGACCGACGGGTCGCGGGCGCGCTGGGCGGCGAGGCGGCCCCCCGTCGCCACGGACACCTGGACGCCGCACCGCTCGCCCAGTTCGAGGAACCGGGTCACCAGGCATTGGCCGCAGCGCCGGCAGTTGGCGAGGTCGTCGGTGACGTTGGCGTCGCAGGCCGAACGCTGAAGGCAGCGGGAGAAAAGGACGAGCACCTCGCCGGGCCGGCAGCGCGTCCGGCGAAGGCGGACGGCCAGATTATTCAAGGCGATGACGGCCCGGTCAATCACGAGGCGCCCTCTCTGGCGGACGCGAGCCGTGCGCCCGCCTCGATGCCGTATCCGTTGACAAAATCGGCGGCGCTCATGGTCCGCTTGCCGGCCGGCGTGAGGCTGAGGATGCGGACGGCGCCGCATGCGGCGGCGACGTCGACGCCTTCGCGTCCGGCGGCGAGGACGACCCCGGGCCCCGCCCCGCCTGCGCAGCATTCCCGAAGGGACGTTCCGCCTGCGGAGGCGGCGCCCTCGATCACCT harbors:
- a CDS encoding DUF116 domain-containing protein; amino-acid sequence: MIDRAVIALNNLAVRLRRTRCRPGEVLVLFSRCLQRSACDANVTDDLANCRRCGQCLVTRFLELGERCGVQVSVATGGRLAAQRARDPSVKAIVAVACGKELRAGIFASLPKAVLARSIEWPCGPCKDTTIEFRDVEEAVQWLLR